Within the Salvia hispanica cultivar TCC Black 2014 chromosome 4, UniMelb_Shisp_WGS_1.0, whole genome shotgun sequence genome, the region TTTTGTTCGAGGGGCTGTTCAGGATATTTTTCAAGACGCAAAACACTGAGATGCTAAAAGAAACTAATCCCACTACTCGGTTACCAAATTCAGTTTCTCCGGATGAACAGGGCATCTGTGGAAGTCCCGAGGGGCTTATCCATCCGTGTTGGCAGAAGTTGCAGCATTTGGAGAATTTGGTAAATGAGCTTACAAAAAGGCCAGCAAAAATTCCACcagaaaaagatgaaattttaCTTGAATCTATGAACCGCATCAAATCCATTGAGCATGACTTGCTGAAGACCAGAAAGGTAacatatattgtttttataatacaatctttaaacatgaattcttaaattttctaCACTAGCTTCTTATTAAATTGTTGCCAAGAACTCACGATGCTTGATTTGATGTCAGGCACTTCTCGCAACAACATCAAAACAAGTGGAGCTTTCTGAGTCATTGCAGACTTTGAAGGAGATCAATCTAAAGGTGAGTCGGTGGACTTGgctctcttttcattaataaaactaatttgaACTACAGAAATTGATATACATGAGATATTGATACTTCCATCCCAATGACAGGGAAGTGGACGCTTTTGGGTACGAAGCAGCAAGTCTCTACCTCGCGCAACCTAACATTCATGCACTAACACCAAAGAAGAGTCTGCCCCTATACCCTTATACCTCAATCCTTTTCTAATATCCTGAGATTCAGTTGCTCGGTGGATCAAAAAACTTGAGGCAAGAACAGTGTTATTCAGTTGCTCAGTGGATCAGCAAACTTGAGGTACATTATGTGTCGTTCTCTCTGCACATCCAGGTGCATTTGTGGATGtgctttttctctctttaggTACTAAGTTCACTGGTTAATGCATTCAGGTTTTGGTcctgctctattttttttttatcttggaGCTGTGGGCTGGCTAATAAGTGCAATGTGAAGATTCCAATTGAAATACCTggagatactccctccgtcccattaaagagagaaggaaaaaactGTTGATTGTATTTCAATTAtaggaaatgtttcatttttaatgctacaatccaaaaaaaaaaaaacatttcacttttattggGATAGAGGGAGAACTTGTTTCCCTATTTCTCATAGTTTGAACAGAGTTAcaatagagaaataatttcGAGGAACGTTGAACTCCCATTTATTGGTCTTCTATTGtagatatatattatactttcATTTGATTCTGTGTAGCTCAGTTTACTAATTTGATGTTTTCAAGTTCAAGATCGCCATATTTATTCAGTTTAGCTCACCCTAGTTTTACTTTTTGCACATTTCTTCGAAAGGCTACAATCTTTGTCATTTCTCTTCTTCACCgttatatgtttatttcacAATCACAAATACACACATACTTGAACCTAAGGGGCTGTCATGGACTGTGGAGGATACTGGACTGGTGTCGGCCAAGCCCCTCTTGGAGCAGCGACTTGGCCTGCACTCGTTTCACCACTATTTATGTGTATATACTACATCAAGCTtcaatttgaagaaaaatcaattgagaagtaaaagagattaataaatcatatatttacattaaaaaacacTCCGTAGGTGAAACTAAAAAAGTAGCAAAATTTGGTATATGCATAGGAAAATAACTTCTCctttaaaataaagaagataagattgtattattttaaagaagATAAGACTGTATTATTGTAATCAAATTTGGTACGCAacaatttttgaattaaatggaTTCCATGCTGTTTACATATACATCAACACAAATATTGTGAAACaatacttttcttttattaaatcaCGCCCGAAAAGGtctatttttgtcaaaattcTCTACTTCATTCGCTCTTATTAGTATATTTGCTAATATCAAAATTTCCTCTTCTAGTCCTTTAGGACTAATGtctcaaaatatcaaattttatgcCAACCAataaattgaacaaaaatTTCGCAGAAATCTTGTTGATAAAATCTACAATTCCAATACCATTAATGCATAACGCTCATATATATCCCACCGCGCATCGACATATTCCTTCTCATTGACACAGAACACCTGGTAAATATGcataataaacaaacaaatggAGAGATGAGCGTAAGAATGATCAGTTTTGTTCGTGGAATACTGAAGCCGCACAGACGATAATAActatttttgacaaattgTGGCTTAGTGTATACAAAAGGAGAGACTAACATTCACAAAATTTCCACAGCCTTCGGCCATACAAGAAAGATATTCACGAGCCCTTAAGCATTACGGCCAATAATACATGACTCATCTACACAGGCGTCAACAAATATTAGCTCCTCATAAGAGCACAAAAAAATCATCGACACCACCTAAAGGAGATGTGAGACACTGTACACCTATCTctatttgtctaaataatatACACAGCATCCTAACAAGAATTTGATCGATGAGCATCTTTCTGACTTACATAGAAGTCTTCCCATCGATCAGTGGTCATCTTCCCCTCACCCTTCTGCTTCCCATGGGCTTCTCTGATCAAAATGCAAAACCCAATTAAGGAGAAACCCACTAgtgtttttttcattatttgcaTTTGAAAACAGAAGTTCCAGATATAGATGTGAACTGATAAAAGCATGTAAGAATCTTAATGAAGCTAAAATCTCAGTCTAGATCAAGGAAACATGCATCAATGTTACTGAGATAGCATACCTGTACACTGCTATCGCAAGGGTATGATGACCCAATATGGGCATGACCAATATCTGTCGCACTTACGTGTTGGGTGGCCTTCATTCATTCCAATCTAGTGTCACTCGACCTACCATACAAATTGCGACTCCCTGCTTGAAGAAGCTGTGCCTTCGGTTGAGAATGTACCGGCTTCGGTGGCTGCTGAGGTTGGGGTACCAGGGAGGGAGGCTGTAGTGATTGCTGCGGCTGCTGCCTTAGAGCAATAGTGTCATGCCTAGCTATGGGTAAGCTGGAAGGTGGTCTATGGCCAAGCCCTTGGCCTGCTTGTGGCACAGGCTCACTTGAGTTAGATGGCTTAGAGACCAAGCTTTTGGGTGAATTTAATGCAGTCGAATCACCTAATGGGTCGGAAGCATGCCACTTATGAGAATTTGGCTGTGATACAACTGGAACTGCATTTGAACAGATTTTAGAAACCTGAGGTGATGTGGTCATTGAATCCATTCCAGCAAAACCACTTGCTGGATGATGATTGACATCAGAATCTCTACTTTGGGGTTTACTTGATGCGTCAGGAGTAATCTGGCGATTTGGTTGACCAAGTCTCTGGAGAGCCGGTTGATTTTGATTCACAAATTTCTGGTGAGATGGTGCTTGGTTGTTTGACCCAGCAACAGCCAAAGATGAACTGGGTTGTTGCACAGATGAAGCAGGAGGAGCAGCAGCAGGACCATGACTTTGACTGCTACTATCAGGCTGAGGTGCCAGTTGAGGATGTTTTAGTGATGAGGATGCTTGGTCCGAATACATCTTTTGCTGAGGCAGAGTTTGATTGGGTTCCGAAGCCATGTATTGCCTTGATGGTTGCACAGAATTTTGTGCTGGACCAGTATACAAACCTTGACTTTGCATAGAATTGGTGACAGGTTCTGCTTTCTCCAAACATTGGTTCCCAGGAATTGGCGAAACTCCATTCGGTAAGCCAACATCAGTTGAGATATTCTGATGCATCATCAAGTTCCCTCTATCAACTCCCTTGACAACCTTAGCTTGCTGCTGAGCTTGCAACTGCTGTCTCTGCGGAGGATGTTGCCTATTAGCCTGTGAAGGCTGTTGTGGTTGCCTTACCCGTTGTTTACCCATCTGATTGTTTAAACCATTACCACCAGACTGAGCATTTCTTGAAACTCCTTGATTTGGCATTTGATGTTTCTGTTGGTGCTGAGGCATTGCATTCATCGACGAAACGGATGTCAATGGAGAAAGTGGTACCGCTGAAGAACTTGTTTGGGGTTGTACTTGTGGACTACTTTGCATTGGAGATGACGATGCAGGAAGTTGAGTCTGTGATTGCACATTCGAAATCAAAGAATTTGATGCAGCAAactgttgctgctgctgctgttgttGCTGCAGAAAACGATGTTGCAGCTGCCTCTCTTTGGCCAAGCGATATGCATAGGCTTGCTGCTGGTTGTTGGGAGCATGATTTGCTGGTCCttgaaaatgtgattgatGTGGACTAGGAACTTGAGGCTGCTGTGGAGATATCGGATGGGATGGCTGATGATGAAGAGGGTAAGATGACACAGGAGGTGAAGTTGTTGGGTTAGTAAAAGAGGAACTTAATCCACCAAAGTGAGACACTCCTTGGCTGTTGCTGGGCGTTTGAAGGTCAGACGCCATCATTTGCCTATGTGGATCTTGACTCATGCCAGCCTGCATCACCAGGGACCATACAATCATACATTAGAGGCAGAGAAAGAAAGACAGAAATGAGATCAGGAACGCAATCATGTTGGAAAGCATATCCTAAACCTAGTTGTCTAAGATGTAACTGTGGCAGTGCTTCCTTTCTTAAAAGTCATATAAACCAGTTATATGTATAACATGTCCAAAGCTTACCCGCTGCATGTTCAAAGCTTCACGAGGTCTGACCATTGAGCTTCCCTGAACAGCACCTACCCCAGTGTGCATATTTCCAGATGACAAACCAGGGGAAACTGCACAGCCAGAATTAACCATAGATGACGAAGGAATTCCTTGCACCCCAGGCCTTGCTATAGGCATGTTTCTGTTAGAACCCATTCCATTGCCACCAGCAAGAATACGAGCACTACGATCAGGTCCAGGGATGGCTCCAGGAGCAGAGATACTGGATTGTGGTATACTTCTACCAGCTATCATTTGATTGTAGAGATGCATCCTCTGATTTTCTTCGGCAGGCAATGATCCAGACCTCGGAAGTCCATATCTAGCATCCCTGCAGTAAGAAAGGAATGTGGCCttagaaaacaaaagaatcaaTGGCAAAATTTTGAGTCCTTCATAATTACCTGGCAGATGTATTATGGGGACCCGGTGAAGATGAGAAATTATTGCCAATCATATTTGAGGCTCCCTGCAATGGAGCAGTGGCACCAGATGCAGGAAGCATTTGAGTCATGGGAGCCTGATTAGGAATAACCAATCCGCTAGAATGTGCCCCTTGATACCCAAGAGGAAGTACATCGGGCCCAGAAAAGTTCGCATCGCACAGATCTAAAGGCCTTCAAAGAAGCAAGGGTTGTGAAATGTGTGAGTGAGTAATTAAATACAGGGGATCCAGTTTCGGCATACAAATTGCATAATTGCAAAACATGAAAAACTTAACATGAAAAGAAATAGAAGTAACTTAGTTACATGGCTTACGTTAAAACGGGGCCTCCATTTGGATTATTTGGACACACTTGAGAAAGAGCAATTGCGTGAGAGCTGTGAGGGCGCTGAAATTGCTTTGGATCCTGATTATCATtcttaaaagaaattgtactgattaaaaaatcataaaacagATAGATCAaggaaattaaacaaaatagcATAGCAAATCGTTGTACTAATTTAGAAGAATGGCTTAATCTCATCCATGATAATTGAATAAGTGAAATGCTAAAGGGTTCTAGGAAGAATTTAATGTGGATTAAACTTTCATATATAACATGAAATATTCCAATAAGAAAGCATAGAAGATAACACTTTGGAAAAAGACCACAGATAATTATGAGTTGACCACATTATGCTAAAACTCAGCCGAGGGTCTTAATAAAAAGTCAAATAGGATACAACAATAAATATCTTAAATGCCATCCCATGTTCAACCTTTTGTTTTACctagaaaatgcatattcatGGTAATACCTGAGTTTTCAGATAAAGTTGTTTTTGTCCAATCACAATTATCTTCTCAAAGTGAGATTTCAGGGTATCTTCTTCCATCGGCCCCTGTAAACGTTGAAACAACTGTCTGGCACTTCCCTGCATGACAGGCAAACAGAAAAATGATTATCACATCACCTGCAAGTTAATAAGATGCTTGGCAATAAAAAGGACTTGagattaaatattactacatgGTAGTCACAATTAGATTGCCAAAGCAAACAAGGAATCTAGAAATCGGCACTTTACCTTTGGGATGCCAGGTAATGTAGATGGATAAGGCTGCAAAGACCCAGAGTCATCAGCACTATCAGCCCCATCACCAGAACTTCTATCCATCAAACATATATGCCGCTCTTTGCATTCTTTAGCTTTGCGGAATATACActgtaaaaacaaaatcatatgaaACAAGgagataattaatttttactacAAAAGGTTGTTTGAAGAAAGATGTAAATGAGAAGTTTCAAATAACCCTACCTTGAAATGTAAAGTGCTATTAAAAGCATCACTTACAAGCTCCCAGTTGGGCCCCAGGTCATGTGCAAGGACAACCAGGGCCtaacatgaataaataatatatttacgTTACAGTCATGCTTCAGCACAAAATAATCCGTGTGCTAATACatgcatataatatatactgcGACTAAACCAACCTGATCCTCAAAGAGTGACCACGGACTTCCTGACGCTGACTGCCCAGATGGCATctgaaagaaatcaaaatgcCTCAAGTTAAGAGTTTGTACTACATGCTGTTGTATCAGGACATAAAATTGTGGAGCAGATAAAAGGAGATGGCAATCTGCATAAATACCTTTAGAGATTTGGGTTTTCTGCCCCGATCCCGACCACCAAGCATTTTAATGAATTGGTTTGGATTGGACATATTACTCATCTGGGAGCCCGCTGGAGAAGGAACAGACAGAGCACTTGGGATGTCAAAAGAGTTATCTTGAGATTGCCGCATAAGCTTGGGTTTCTTTGCAATGTGTTGACCCAGTAACCCTTTCAAATGGATATAAAAGGATAAGGAAGTGTGTATCTACAAACACTTTAATGTCTTTAAAGTAATACAATTTTTACCATTATTTCCATTTGCCTCTGGATGATGAATCTCAGACCTCTTTTGGTAAAGATCCCTATGAAACTGGTGGACAAAATAGAGACACATGTAAACGTAAGAGATACAACAAAAGGACCAAGAAAGAAAACACTCTTgcaagaaattttaatttaaagctTATATGAAGATGCCTACACTTTCTGATGgaaataatcataaatatcCTTTCAGGATAGATAGATACTGCTCAGTTGACACTGTCTTAACAATGAAACCAACCAATgctttaatttcataaagaTAACAGAAGTCAGTCTACCTAATTTTGAGGTataacatattaaaatataaccTCTCCATGTTTCCCAATGATTTAAGAGACCCTCCATTCCAAGGTAGaggtcacactttccttttttgttgtcccacaaaagatgtcacatttacttttttggaaaaagtaaaTCACTATTAATACATCCAATCacagtttctctctctacattataactcaattttccctctcacatcaatatatttacatatatt harbors:
- the LOC125222989 gene encoding chromatin modification-related protein EAF1 A-like isoform X2, translated to MGCSSAHVRIVNAEVDSMGGVVEGGVGNAIKSSPHKVAIEKVQVELRQECGVRDERKRELEFLENGGNPLDYNFGIVASVSVQSTSITDQHPDQFVTSEAKGSLAFAASPHGDSVESSDRPGTTPCDPNSADNLLLFDAENEFSEGGRSLGRRSSVMQSEQSFQMDGGLKTQEQGDLAIFSLPRKAYKRRNRSRSNRDGAKSSSADVNPPQGLHGAPLPYLHVPKDAEVLSSDADNKNIMSRLNLKPTSPSNDIISKAVAMDCQDIELELKSSKSTKDQVQGVPLDAASDVSENPLNGQLNQQSLLVVTDTRKQIDSNRPEAIQTAEITSAAIECVPSATTIKVENQSSSCQYNGFGRKIGDDTMTDTHNNGASRGLKVLDSESYCTQTSLSNDGNNDSEMRTAVGNLDANVNLKNRTPQDGITVTESDKFGKEMKDTEEKNSPDFVNKECTSACHSKMDKDSLLPPKNEVDQFDSVLEDKVKDQGTTEGMEAPCTTQSDSGAKPTVPLIDNPGQPKETSSTIQHQETFNPSKSDLPDVAFSNRVSTVPIEAQTSPGSDLKLASRIDEDSVLKEAQIIEAKRKRIAELSIVTSPVEISQKSKWDYVLEEMAWLANDFAQERIWKLAAASQISYRVAVASRLRKQESRLGLDAKGVAHSLAKAVMEFWHSIKLQIHDTSKELEQHRRKNGALSIQAYAVSFLKCDKPDVSYNQAEVPLTPDRISESGIDLSWEDSLTEENLFYAVPPGAVEAYRMTFNSHVAQFERIGSSAQEEVETSAGDAAADFESHDNGYDEDEGETNIYSMSMAFEGASGCMQVPNKTDASSCDTNSFQDDHSTLHGGLAIPNSLEVESAGEFDKELPFDSAEVSTKPKKKKKAKHPNASHEQRWPSDSSFQNEQFHRDLYQKRSEIHHPEANGNNGLLGQHIAKKPKLMRQSQDNSFDIPSALSVPSPAGSQMSNMSNPNQFIKMLGGRDRGRKPKSLKMPSGQSASGSPWSLFEDQALVVLAHDLGPNWELVSDAFNSTLHFKCIFRKAKECKERHICLMDRSSGDGADSADDSGSLQPYPSTLPGIPKGSARQLFQRLQGPMEEDTLKSHFEKIIVIGQKQLYLKTQNDNQDPKQFQRPHSSHAIALSQVCPNNPNGGPVLTPLDLCDANFSGPDVLPLGYQGAHSSGLVIPNQAPMTQMLPASGATAPLQGASNMIGNNFSSSPGPHNTSARDARYGLPRSGSLPAEENQRMHLYNQMIAGRSIPQSSISAPGAIPGPDRSARILAGGNGMGSNRNMPIARPGVQGIPSSSMVNSGCAVSPGLSSGNMHTGVGAVQGSSMVRPREALNMQRAGMSQDPHRQMMASDLQTPSNSQGVSHFGGLSSSFTNPTTSPPVSSYPLHHQPSHPISPQQPQVPSPHQSHFQGPANHAPNNQQQAYAYRLAKERQLQHRFLQQQQQQQQQFAASNSLISNVQSQTQLPASSSPMQSSPQVQPQTSSSAVPLSPLTSVSSMNAMPQHQQKHQMPNQGVSRNAQSGGNGLNNQMGKQRVRQPQQPSQANRQHPPQRQQLQAQQQAKVVKGVDRGNLMMHQNISTDVGLPNGVSPIPGNQCLEKAEPVTNSMQSQGLYTGPAQNSVQPSRQYMASEPNQTLPQQKMYSDQASSSLKHPQLAPQPDSSSQSHGPAAAPPASSVQQPSSSLAVAGSNNQAPSHQKFVNQNQPALQRLGQPNRQITPDASSKPQSRDSDVNHHPASGFAGMDSMTTSPQVSKICSNAVPVVSQPNSHKWHASDPLGDSTALNSPKSLVSKPSNSSEPVPQAGQGLGHRPPSSLPIARHDTIALRQQPQQSLQPPSLVPQPQQPPKPVHSQPKAQLLQAGSRNLYGRSSDTRLE
- the LOC125222989 gene encoding chromatin modification-related protein EAF1 B-like isoform X1 — its product is MGCSSAHVRIVNAEVDSMGGVVEGGVGNAIKSSPHKVAIEKVQVELRQECGVRDERKRELEFLENGGNPLDYNFGIVASVSVQSTSITDQHPDQFVTSEAKGSLAFAASPHGDSVESSDRPGTTPCDPNSADNLLLFDAENEFSEGGRSLGRRSSVMQSEQSFQMDGGLKTQEQGDLAIFSLPRKAYKRRNRSRSNRDGAKSSSADVNPPQGLHGAPLPYLHVPKDAEVLSSDADNKNIMSRLNLKPTSPSNDIISKAVAMDCQDIELELKSSKSTKDQVQGVPLDAASDVSENPLNGQLNQQSLLVVTDTRKQIDSNRPEAIQTAEITSAAIECVPSATTIKVENQSSSCQYNGFGRKIGDDTMTDTHNNGASRGLKVLDSESYCTQTSLSNDGNNDSEMRTAVGNLDANVNLKNRTPQDGITVTESDKFGKEMKDTEEKNSPDFVNKECTSACHSKMDKDSLLPPKNEVDQFDSVLEDKVKDQGTTEGMEAPCTTQSDSGAKPTVPLIDNPGQPKETSSTIQHQETFNPSKSDLPDVAFSNRVSTVPIEAQTSPGSDLKLASRIDEDSVLKEAQIIEAKRKRIAELSIVTSPVEISQKSKWDYVLEEMAWLANDFAQERIWKLAAASQISYRVAVASRLRKQESRLGLDAKGVAHSLAKAVMEFWHSIKLQIHDTSKELEQHRRKNGALSIQAYAVSFLKCDKPDVSYNQAEVPLTPDRISESGIDLSWEDSLTEENLFYAVPPGAVEAYRMTFNSHVAQFERIGSSAQEEVETSAGDAAADFESHDNGYDEDEGETNIYSMSMAFEGTKSSRYGQKKRKHLVRAYGARPYELGSDLLPMQPSENRLVTPQFAILAKRPGSNINVSIPTKRMRTASRRVISPFGAGASGCMQVPNKTDASSCDTNSFQDDHSTLHGGLAIPNSLEVESAGEFDKELPFDSAEVSTKPKKKKKAKHPNASHEQRWPSDSSFQNEQFHRDLYQKRSEIHHPEANGNNGLLGQHIAKKPKLMRQSQDNSFDIPSALSVPSPAGSQMSNMSNPNQFIKMLGGRDRGRKPKSLKMPSGQSASGSPWSLFEDQALVVLAHDLGPNWELVSDAFNSTLHFKCIFRKAKECKERHICLMDRSSGDGADSADDSGSLQPYPSTLPGIPKGSARQLFQRLQGPMEEDTLKSHFEKIIVIGQKQLYLKTQNDNQDPKQFQRPHSSHAIALSQVCPNNPNGGPVLTPLDLCDANFSGPDVLPLGYQGAHSSGLVIPNQAPMTQMLPASGATAPLQGASNMIGNNFSSSPGPHNTSARDARYGLPRSGSLPAEENQRMHLYNQMIAGRSIPQSSISAPGAIPGPDRSARILAGGNGMGSNRNMPIARPGVQGIPSSSMVNSGCAVSPGLSSGNMHTGVGAVQGSSMVRPREALNMQRAGMSQDPHRQMMASDLQTPSNSQGVSHFGGLSSSFTNPTTSPPVSSYPLHHQPSHPISPQQPQVPSPHQSHFQGPANHAPNNQQQAYAYRLAKERQLQHRFLQQQQQQQQQFAASNSLISNVQSQTQLPASSSPMQSSPQVQPQTSSSAVPLSPLTSVSSMNAMPQHQQKHQMPNQGVSRNAQSGGNGLNNQMGKQRVRQPQQPSQANRQHPPQRQQLQAQQQAKVVKGVDRGNLMMHQNISTDVGLPNGVSPIPGNQCLEKAEPVTNSMQSQGLYTGPAQNSVQPSRQYMASEPNQTLPQQKMYSDQASSSLKHPQLAPQPDSSSQSHGPAAAPPASSVQQPSSSLAVAGSNNQAPSHQKFVNQNQPALQRLGQPNRQITPDASSKPQSRDSDVNHHPASGFAGMDSMTTSPQVSKICSNAVPVVSQPNSHKWHASDPLGDSTALNSPKSLVSKPSNSSEPVPQAGQGLGHRPPSSLPIARHDTIALRQQPQQSLQPPSLVPQPQQPPKPVHSQPKAQLLQAGSRNLYGRSSDTRLE